A window of Mucilaginibacter paludis DSM 18603 contains these coding sequences:
- a CDS encoding response regulator transcription factor, with product MNEPVGIVAQILPAMLVNNNEMKDMCKRILVLDDDLAILSAIRDILEYNGYEVNTFSRGDEIFENIRRYHPDLILLDVMLANLDGREICQNIKQKQEQEGAGKIPVILISATHNLGDCLHLKNGPDDFLEKPFDISSLLDKVEAHLAAA from the coding sequence GTGAATGAGCCTGTTGGTATCGTGGCACAAATATTGCCTGCTATGCTTGTTAATAATAATGAAATGAAAGATATGTGCAAGAGGATATTAGTGCTGGACGATGACTTGGCCATTTTAAGCGCCATTAGAGATATATTAGAGTATAACGGATACGAGGTGAATACCTTTTCGAGGGGCGACGAAATATTTGAAAATATCCGGCGATATCACCCGGATTTGATTTTATTAGATGTGATGCTTGCCAACCTGGATGGCCGCGAAATATGCCAGAACATTAAACAAAAGCAGGAGCAAGAAGGGGCAGGAAAAATCCCGGTGATACTGATTTCGGCTACACATAACCTGGGCGATTGTTTGCACCTAAAAAACGGCCCTGATGATTTCTTGGAAAAACCTTTTGATATCAGCAGCTTGCTTGATAAGGTCGAAGCCCATTTAGCCGCAGCTTAA
- the rpsG gene encoding 30S ribosomal protein S7 gives MRKSKPKKRIILPDPKFNDTLVTRFVNNMMYDGKKSTAYTIFYDAVELVEKKTSESGLDTWKKALNNVMPAVEVKSRRVGGANFQVPTEVRPERKVALGMKWLISYARKRGEKTMMEKLAGEIISAAKGEGAAVKKKEDTHKMAEANKAFSHFRF, from the coding sequence ATGAGAAAGTCAAAACCAAAAAAGAGAATTATCCTTCCTGATCCAAAGTTCAACGATACTTTGGTTACAAGGTTTGTAAATAATATGATGTATGATGGTAAAAAATCTACAGCATACACTATATTTTATGACGCTGTTGAGCTTGTTGAGAAAAAAACAAGCGAAAGCGGTTTAGATACCTGGAAAAAAGCTTTGAACAATGTAATGCCTGCTGTTGAGGTAAAGAGCCGCCGTGTTGGTGGTGCTAACTTCCAGGTGCCTACAGAAGTTCGTCCGGAGCGTAAAGTTGCTTTGGGTATGAAATGGTTAATTAGCTACGCACGTAAACGCGGCGAAAAAACCATGATGGAAAAATTAGCCGGAGAAATTATCAGCGCTGCTAAAGGCGAAGGTGCTGCGGTTAAAAAGAAAGAAGATACGCATAAAATGGCTGAGGCCAACAAGGCGTTCTCTCACTTTAGATTTTAA
- the rpsL gene encoding 30S ribosomal protein S12, whose product MPTIQQLVRKGRVALVDKSKSPALDSCPQRRGVCTRVYTTTPKKPNSAMRKVARVRLTNGKEVNAYIPGEGHNLQEHSIVLIRGGRVKDLPGVRYHIIRGALDTSGVAGRNQRRSKYGTKRPKPGQVAAPAGKGAPAKKKK is encoded by the coding sequence ATGCCTACTATTCAGCAATTAGTTAGAAAAGGTAGAGTAGCTCTGGTTGACAAGAGTAAGTCGCCAGCGTTGGACAGCTGTCCACAGCGAAGAGGCGTGTGCACCCGTGTGTACACCACTACCCCTAAAAAACCAAACTCAGCAATGCGTAAAGTTGCGCGTGTACGTTTAACCAATGGAAAAGAAGTGAATGCTTATATCCCTGGTGAAGGTCACAACCTGCAAGAGCACTCAATCGTGTTAATCCGCGGTGGTCGTGTTAAAGATTTACCGGGTGTACGTTACCACATTATCCGTGGCGCATTAGATACATCGGGTGTTGCCGGCCGTAATCAGCGTCGTTCAAAATATGGTACTAAACGTCCGAAACCAGGACAAGTTGCAGCTCCTGCTGGAAAAGGTGCTCCAGCTAAGAAGAAAAAATAA
- the fusA gene encoding elongation factor G gives MSRDLRYTRNIGIAAHIDAGKTTTTERILYYAGVSHKIGEVHEGAATMDWMAQEQERGITITSAATTVNWKYRGQQYHINIIDTPGHVDFTVEVNRSLRVLDGLVFLFSAVDGVEPQSETNWRLANNYNVARIGFVNKMDRSGADFLKVVKQVKDMLGSNAVPLQLPIGSEESFKGVVDLINWRGIVWNEHDKGMTFTEVPIPEDMIEEATEWREKLLESVADYDETLMEKFFEAPESITEREILDALRAAVLDAKIVPMVCGSSFKNKGVQTMLDYVMELLPSPMDVEGIVGTNPETGEEVIRQPSEKEPFAALAFKIATDPFVGRLCFIRVYSGNLEAGSYVYNMRSENKERISRIFQMHANKQNPIPNVGAGDIAAVVGFKDIKTGDTLCDEKNPIVLESMNFPEPVIGLAIEPKTQADVDKLGMALAKLSEEDPTFRVNTDEESGQTVISGMGELHLDIIMDRLKREFKVEVNQGAPQVSYKEAITAQTQHRETYKKQTGGRGKFADIQVIISPNDEGQTGLQFVNEISGGSIPREFIPSVEKGFKAAMDNGVLAGYPLVDMKVRLIDGSFHAVDSDALSFEICARGAYREALPKCKPVLLEPIMKIEILTPEENMGDVIGDMNRRRGQLLGMDSRAGAQVIKATVPLSEMFGYVTQLRTITSGRATSTMEFDHYAEAPRNVMEEVVAKAKGKKAQANA, from the coding sequence ATGTCAAGAGACTTAAGGTACACCAGAAACATCGGTATTGCTGCTCACATTGATGCAGGTAAAACTACTACTACTGAGCGTATATTATACTACGCGGGTGTTAGCCACAAAATTGGTGAGGTGCACGAAGGTGCCGCAACGATGGACTGGATGGCGCAAGAGCAGGAGCGTGGTATCACCATTACTTCGGCTGCAACTACAGTAAACTGGAAATACAGAGGCCAACAATATCACATTAACATTATTGACACTCCCGGCCACGTGGATTTTACCGTTGAGGTAAATCGTTCGTTACGTGTACTGGATGGCTTGGTGTTCTTGTTTTCGGCCGTTGATGGTGTGGAGCCACAATCAGAAACCAACTGGCGCTTAGCTAACAACTATAACGTTGCCCGTATAGGCTTTGTTAACAAGATGGACCGCTCTGGTGCCGATTTCTTAAAGGTTGTTAAACAGGTTAAGGATATGTTGGGCAGCAACGCCGTGCCTTTGCAATTGCCTATCGGTAGCGAAGAAAGCTTTAAAGGTGTTGTTGATTTAATTAACTGGAGAGGTATTGTTTGGAACGAGCATGATAAAGGGATGACCTTTACCGAAGTGCCAATTCCGGAGGATATGATTGAAGAAGCTACCGAATGGAGAGAAAAATTATTGGAATCAGTTGCTGATTACGATGAAACTCTGATGGAGAAATTCTTTGAGGCTCCTGAATCAATCACTGAGCGCGAAATTTTAGATGCTTTGCGCGCAGCTGTATTGGATGCTAAAATCGTTCCGATGGTTTGCGGTTCATCTTTCAAAAATAAAGGTGTACAAACCATGTTGGATTATGTGATGGAATTATTGCCATCGCCGATGGATGTGGAAGGTATTGTAGGTACCAACCCTGAAACTGGTGAAGAGGTAATCCGTCAGCCATCAGAAAAAGAGCCTTTTGCAGCATTGGCGTTTAAAATTGCAACCGATCCTTTCGTGGGTCGTTTGTGCTTTATCCGCGTATACTCAGGTAATTTAGAAGCTGGTTCATACGTATATAACATGCGTTCTGAAAACAAAGAGCGTATCAGCCGTATCTTCCAAATGCATGCTAACAAGCAAAACCCTATCCCTAACGTAGGTGCAGGTGATATTGCTGCGGTAGTAGGCTTTAAGGATATTAAAACAGGTGATACCCTGTGCGATGAGAAAAACCCTATCGTTTTGGAGTCGATGAATTTCCCTGAGCCGGTTATCGGTTTAGCTATCGAGCCTAAAACTCAGGCCGACGTTGATAAATTGGGTATGGCTTTGGCTAAATTATCCGAAGAGGATCCAACCTTCCGCGTTAATACCGACGAAGAAAGCGGCCAAACCGTTATCTCGGGTATGGGTGAACTTCACTTAGATATCATCATGGACCGTTTAAAACGCGAGTTTAAGGTTGAGGTGAATCAAGGTGCTCCGCAGGTATCATACAAAGAGGCTATCACAGCACAAACACAACACCGCGAAACATACAAGAAACAAACCGGTGGTCGTGGTAAATTTGCTGATATCCAGGTTATCATTTCGCCTAATGACGAAGGTCAGACAGGTTTACAGTTTGTGAACGAAATTAGCGGTGGTTCAATCCCTCGTGAGTTTATTCCATCTGTTGAAAAAGGCTTTAAAGCTGCGATGGACAATGGTGTATTGGCAGGTTATCCGTTAGTGGATATGAAGGTACGTTTAATTGACGGATCTTTCCACGCTGTCGATTCGGATGCATTATCTTTCGAGATCTGTGCCCGTGGCGCTTACCGCGAAGCATTGCCAAAATGTAAACCGGTATTGCTGGAGCCTATCATGAAGATCGAGATCCTGACCCCTGAAGAAAACATGGGTGATGTTATCGGTGATATGAACCGTCGTCGTGGTCAGCTTTTAGGTATGGATTCGCGTGCAGGTGCACAGGTTATCAAGGCTACAGTGCCATTGAGCGAAATGTTTGGTTATGTAACTCAATTACGTACCATCACTTCGGGCCGTGCCACTTCAACCATGGAATTTGATCACTATGCTGAAGCTCCACGTAACGTAATGGAAGAAGTTGTGGCAAAAGCCAAAGGCAAAAAAGCACAAGCCAACGCATAA
- a CDS encoding alpha/beta hydrolase family protein, with protein sequence MKPILIKLSFLLLLIAACSKSKDSSSTTDPADDDLEGPISRPSSGYGADGPYQVAQVSFPNTEYPGTQITIFYPAGITSPKPTIFYSHPYGGEDKDYNIGLFNFIAKKGYVVVFVPYATNDVSIDHRYTTLWAGFTKAAADYPQIIDTKQVGFMGHSFGGGASIGLAYKAFTTNGWGQNGRFLFTMAPWYSYQITQQQLQSFPSNTKMITQVYDEDTYNDHRLAIDIYKNINIADSEKDFYYLKTSTVAGYTYHTYHNLPNSRTAYDAYDYYGIYRLLDALIDYSFNNNQSAKKTALGNGSAGQVTMPGYKGELMAPLEVTDNPVPKYSQSKYLFPCSSTDNPRIANCN encoded by the coding sequence ATGAAACCCATCCTGATCAAGCTTAGTTTTTTGCTGCTATTGATAGCGGCCTGCTCCAAAAGTAAAGATTCCTCATCCACGACCGATCCGGCGGACGATGACCTCGAAGGCCCAATTTCGAGGCCATCCTCAGGCTATGGCGCCGATGGCCCCTACCAGGTTGCCCAGGTAAGTTTCCCTAATACCGAATATCCGGGCACACAGATAACCATATTTTATCCCGCCGGTATTACATCTCCCAAGCCAACTATTTTTTACTCGCACCCCTACGGCGGCGAGGATAAGGACTATAATATAGGCCTGTTTAATTTTATTGCCAAAAAAGGATACGTAGTGGTATTTGTACCCTATGCCACCAACGATGTAAGCATCGATCATCGCTACACTACCTTATGGGCAGGCTTTACCAAAGCAGCTGCCGATTATCCACAAATTATCGATACCAAACAAGTGGGTTTTATGGGCCACTCCTTTGGCGGGGGCGCTTCCATAGGCTTAGCTTACAAGGCTTTTACCACTAACGGCTGGGGGCAAAACGGGCGCTTCCTGTTTACCATGGCGCCATGGTACAGCTACCAGATCACCCAGCAGCAGTTGCAAAGCTTTCCGTCAAACACCAAAATGATTACCCAGGTTTATGATGAGGACACCTATAATGATCATCGCCTGGCTATCGACATTTATAAGAACATCAATATCGCCGATAGCGAAAAGGATTTTTATTACCTCAAAACATCTACCGTAGCAGGGTATACTTATCATACCTACCACAACCTGCCCAATTCGCGCACTGCTTACGATGCTTACGACTATTACGGCATCTACCGATTACTGGATGCCCTGATAGATTATAGCTTCAATAATAATCAATCGGCAAAAAAAACAGCGCTGGGCAACGGCTCTGCCGGGCAGGTAACCATGCCAGGCTATAAGGGCGAGTTAATGGCACCGTTGGAAGTTACCGATAATCCGGTCCCTAAATACAGTCAAAGTAAATACCTGTTTCCATGCAGCAGCACCGATAACCCACGAATAGCCAATTGTAATTGA
- a CDS encoding serine hydrolase domain-containing protein produces MKKIIPFLLLFTVCMAQAGHAQPSFAKLDSWLASHVSDMGGRDMLLIYKDGKIVYSHAVNDMSLKQKMLNKLIAQRQGKTADLGDYTANTRQQIASCSKWLSAALVMTFVDEGKLKLTDTVGRFLPILSKRGKGGITIAECLSHLTGILSPDLKENLQDMAQANNMDEAIAKIASYPMEGQSGKVFRYSNLGLQIAGAVIEKISGQSFETLFARRIAEPLGMTSTDFGKHKVALPAGGATSTPNDYINFLVMILNKGTFNGKRILSESSIAQMQVNRITAEVKVAYSPAEAGNPSYGFGEWIMGNGTVSSPGLFGSFPWVDNKEKYCAFLMAFYLKPDGRQARYAELKKLVAEAVK; encoded by the coding sequence ATGAAAAAGATTATTCCATTTCTGTTGCTGTTTACGGTATGTATGGCGCAAGCCGGCCATGCCCAACCATCTTTCGCCAAATTAGATAGCTGGCTGGCCAGCCATGTCAGTGATATGGGTGGCCGGGATATGCTGCTTATATATAAGGATGGTAAAATAGTGTACAGCCATGCCGTAAACGATATGAGCCTCAAACAAAAAATGCTTAATAAGCTAATTGCCCAAAGGCAAGGCAAAACCGCCGACCTGGGCGACTATACTGCAAATACCCGCCAGCAGATAGCCAGTTGCAGCAAATGGCTCAGCGCGGCATTGGTTATGACCTTTGTAGACGAAGGTAAATTGAAGCTGACCGACACCGTTGGCCGGTTTTTGCCAATCCTCTCAAAAAGAGGAAAGGGTGGTATCACCATTGCCGAATGCCTGTCGCACTTAACAGGTATCCTGTCCCCCGATTTGAAAGAAAACCTGCAGGACATGGCCCAGGCCAACAATATGGACGAAGCTATAGCCAAAATTGCCAGCTACCCCATGGAAGGCCAGTCCGGCAAAGTTTTCCGTTACAGCAATTTGGGTTTGCAGATTGCCGGTGCCGTGATTGAAAAAATAAGCGGCCAAAGTTTTGAAACCTTATTTGCCCGGCGAATTGCCGAACCGCTCGGAATGACCAGCACTGATTTTGGCAAGCACAAAGTAGCCTTACCCGCCGGAGGTGCAACCAGCACGCCTAACGATTATATCAATTTCCTGGTGATGATTTTAAACAAGGGCACCTTTAATGGCAAACGCATACTCTCTGAAAGCAGCATCGCCCAAATGCAGGTTAACAGAATAACCGCCGAAGTTAAAGTTGCCTATTCGCCAGCGGAAGCAGGCAATCCGAGCTATGGCTTTGGCGAATGGATTATGGGCAACGGCACGGTGAGTAGCCCGGGCCTGTTTGGCAGTTTCCCTTGGGTTGATAATAAGGAAAAGTACTGTGCGTTCCTGATGGCCTTTTACCTGAAACCTGATGGCAGACAGGCAAGGTATGCTGAACTGAAAAAATTGGTAGCGGAGGCGGTGAAGTGA
- a CDS encoding histidine phosphatase family protein: MKRAVVVIISLIVLFMHPDPGFTQSAHKLEKLKIVIIRHGEKPPQGDNLNCQGLNRAMQLPAVIYAKFGIPDYVYVPELGLGESTQHARMFQTVLPLAAKYNLTVNTVHQERDSVQVAADFKAKKGTILMVWEHKAIASIVRSLGVDDKNLRWPDSDFDSIWIITFPKGVPTLTKDKQGLKPSADCHF, from the coding sequence ATGAAAAGAGCCGTAGTCGTTATCATTTCACTTATTGTTTTGTTTATGCATCCGGATCCGGGTTTCACGCAATCTGCCCACAAATTGGAAAAGCTTAAGATAGTAATTATTCGCCACGGCGAAAAACCACCCCAAGGTGATAACCTGAATTGCCAGGGTTTGAACCGTGCTATGCAGCTACCCGCTGTAATTTATGCTAAATTTGGAATCCCTGATTATGTATACGTACCTGAACTGGGTTTGGGCGAGTCAACCCAACACGCGCGGATGTTCCAAACCGTGCTCCCTCTGGCGGCTAAATATAACCTTACGGTAAATACCGTACACCAGGAAAGGGATTCGGTACAGGTAGCTGCCGACTTTAAAGCAAAAAAAGGAACCATACTGATGGTATGGGAACATAAGGCAATCGCCTCTATTGTGCGGTCGTTGGGTGTGGACGATAAAAACCTACGGTGGCCCGATAGTGATTTCGACAGCATCTGGATCATTACCTTCCCTAAGGGTGTACCAACTTTAACTAAAGATAAACAGGGGTTAAAGCCATCGGCTGATTGCCATTTTTGA